A window from Meiothermus sp. Pnk-1 encodes these proteins:
- a CDS encoding sulfite exporter TauE/SafE family protein, producing MHLLLSALIGLSAGLLSGLFGIGGGVIVVPALILLLGLDQRTATGTSLAALLLPVGILGVLAYAREGAVRWPVAALVALGLLLGTFFGARLAWQLPEGALRVGLALLLIGVALHLLLRR from the coding sequence GTGCATCTCCTCCTCTCCGCTCTGATCGGCCTCTCCGCCGGATTGCTCTCGGGGCTCTTCGGAATCGGGGGCGGGGTCATTGTGGTACCCGCCCTCATCCTCCTCTTGGGCCTGGACCAGCGCACGGCCACCGGGACCTCGCTGGCTGCCCTCCTCTTGCCGGTGGGAATCCTGGGGGTGCTGGCCTATGCCCGGGAAGGGGCGGTACGCTGGCCGGTAGCCGCTTTGGTAGCCCTGGGGCTCCTTCTAGGAACCTTTTTCGGAGCCAGGCTGGCCTGGCAGCTCCCCGAAGGGGCCCTCCGGGTGGGGCTGGCCCTGCTGCTCATCGGCGTGGCGCTGCACCTTCTCCTTCGGCGCTAG
- a CDS encoding cytochrome c, with translation MKPFLLSFLLLGGLAAAQEFDGAKLYSACSGCHQATGQGIPGVFPPLAGHVPQILEAKGGREYLVRVMLYGLQGPIEVKGSKYAGGAMPAWSQLKDGEIAAILNYISTAWGNKFPEGQKPFTPEEVGAGRAQKLTAAQVLEARKALGLK, from the coding sequence ATGAAACCGTTCCTCCTCTCCTTTCTGCTGCTGGGTGGCCTGGCCGCTGCCCAAGAATTTGATGGAGCGAAACTGTACAGCGCTTGCTCAGGGTGCCACCAGGCCACTGGCCAGGGCATCCCCGGCGTCTTCCCTCCCCTGGCGGGCCATGTGCCCCAGATCCTGGAGGCCAAAGGGGGCCGGGAGTACCTCGTTCGCGTGATGCTGTATGGCCTTCAGGGCCCCATTGAGGTCAAAGGGAGCAAATACGCCGGCGGGGCCATGCCCGCCTGGAGCCAGCTCAAGGACGGCGAGATCGCGGCCATCCTGAACTACATCAGCACCGCCTGGGGCAACAAGTTCCCCGAGGGGCAGAAGCCCTTTACCCCTGAGGAGGTGGGGGCGGGGCGGGCCCAGAAGCTGACCGCGGCCCAGGTCCTCGAGGCCCGCAAGGCGCTGGGCTTGAAATAA
- a CDS encoding sulfide dehydrogenase, translated as MRKAYFALALFGLLALAQSEENMGLVEAGSYTPGSLGQIIQPLPAPAGEGSVYRVGAYPLYTPELADGPGKELVQGYCQVCHSTTYITMQPPLPAATWQAEVTKMINTYGAQIPEDTAKAITAYLQAHYTPETRK; from the coding sequence ATGCGCAAAGCGTATTTCGCTTTAGCCCTTTTCGGCCTTTTGGCCCTGGCCCAAAGCGAGGAGAACATGGGCCTGGTGGAGGCCGGCAGCTACACCCCAGGCTCCCTGGGCCAGATCATCCAGCCCCTCCCCGCCCCCGCGGGCGAGGGCTCGGTGTACCGCGTGGGGGCCTACCCCCTCTACACCCCGGAGCTGGCCGATGGCCCCGGAAAGGAGCTGGTGCAGGGCTATTGCCAGGTCTGCCACAGCACCACCTACATCACCATGCAGCCCCCGCTGCCCGCGGCCACGTGGCAAGCCGAGGTCACCAAGATGATCAACACCTACGGGGCTCAGATCCCCGAGGACACCGCCAAGGCCATCACCGCCTATCTCCAAGCCCACTACACCCCGGAGACCCGCAAATGA
- a CDS encoding molybdopterin-dependent oxidoreductase, which translates to MDPLQTLSMRSLKRRSLLAAGLGALASGLVRAQTAPQAEEALPSFTGPGPNPYWNGVNPYVVYPQKLPLLRLTDRGVQLETPRAYFLTALTPNPAFYVRYHLDILPNAIDLAKWRLNLEGNFERPQSLGFDDLLKLESRSIVAVNQCSGNSRSRFQPRVPGGQWGNGAMGCAKWTGIPLKTLLEMAKPKPGTLQIQFEGLDRGHGPEGKGSSRFIKSLDLNDPVLEECLLAYAMNDEPLPMLNGFPLRLVVPGKFATYWLKHVTWIRALTEEDKNFWMASAYRVPDTPNGSTTPEDAAAGKVKTVPIGHFQMPVRSFIVDPDGSAPLVKGMPVAVRGVAFSGSGRVVRVEVSADGGQSWGVAALGEYLGPYAFRTFTYSWTPKAPGRYTLAVRATDEKGNVQPDQAIWNPGGYLWNKIERQEVVVIG; encoded by the coding sequence GTGGATCCGTTGCAAACCCTTTCCATGCGCTCCCTGAAACGGCGCAGCCTGCTCGCCGCAGGTTTGGGTGCCCTGGCCAGCGGCCTGGTGCGGGCGCAGACCGCGCCCCAGGCTGAAGAGGCCCTGCCCTCCTTCACAGGTCCGGGGCCCAATCCCTACTGGAACGGGGTCAACCCCTACGTGGTCTATCCGCAGAAGCTTCCCCTGCTGCGCCTGACCGACCGGGGCGTGCAGCTCGAGACCCCCCGGGCGTATTTCCTCACCGCCCTTACCCCCAACCCGGCCTTCTACGTGCGCTACCACCTGGACATTCTCCCCAACGCCATCGACCTGGCCAAGTGGCGGCTCAACCTGGAAGGGAACTTCGAGCGCCCGCAGAGCCTCGGCTTCGATGACCTGCTCAAGCTGGAGTCCAGGAGCATCGTGGCGGTGAACCAGTGCTCGGGCAACTCCCGCAGCCGCTTCCAGCCCAGGGTTCCCGGCGGCCAGTGGGGCAACGGGGCCATGGGGTGCGCCAAGTGGACCGGGATTCCCCTGAAAACCCTCCTGGAGATGGCCAAGCCCAAGCCGGGCACGCTGCAGATCCAGTTTGAGGGGTTGGACCGGGGGCACGGCCCGGAGGGCAAGGGCTCGAGCCGCTTCATAAAGTCCCTCGACCTGAACGACCCGGTGCTGGAGGAGTGCCTTCTGGCCTACGCCATGAACGACGAGCCGCTGCCCATGCTCAACGGCTTTCCCTTGCGGCTGGTGGTCCCCGGCAAGTTCGCCACCTACTGGCTCAAGCACGTCACCTGGATCCGGGCCCTCACCGAGGAGGACAAGAACTTCTGGATGGCCTCCGCCTACCGCGTCCCCGATACCCCCAACGGCTCCACCACCCCCGAAGATGCCGCCGCGGGCAAGGTCAAGACCGTGCCCATCGGCCACTTCCAAATGCCGGTGCGCTCGTTCATCGTGGATCCGGACGGCTCCGCCCCGCTGGTCAAGGGGATGCCGGTGGCAGTGCGCGGGGTGGCCTTTAGCGGGAGCGGCCGGGTGGTGCGGGTAGAGGTCTCCGCCGACGGCGGGCAAAGCTGGGGCGTGGCCGCCTTGGGAGAGTATCTGGGCCCCTACGCCTTCCGCACCTTCACCTACTCCTGGACCCCCAAGGCCCCGGGGCGCTACACCCTGGCGGTGCGGGCCACCGACGAGAAGGGCAACGTGCAACCCGACCAAGCCATCTGGAACCCCGGGGGATATCTCTGGAACAAGATCGAGCGCCAAGAGGTCGTGGTGATCGGTTAG
- a CDS encoding LysR family transcriptional regulator encodes MRLDPESLLTFTVVAQQGSLSRAARQLHRTQPAISSQMAKLAERVGEPLFTRHPQGVRLTAAGEALLPHALALKRALEGAVEAVQALEGLKTGRLRLAASTTIAHYCVPKTLARLRQVHPGLEVALRVGNSQEVLSLLQAGEVELGLVEGHLPRLPAGFEAEVLAQDRLFLVTPPGHPLAGRRVGPRELAGLEVVWREEGSGTRQVAERALRGLELKTALELPGSEAVKQAVRLGLGVAFLSGYVVEAEVQAGLLGVAEVDLPGLERPFTLLRPPEALLSRAARAFVEASKGAGK; translated from the coding sequence ATGCGCTTGGATCCCGAGAGCCTGCTCACCTTCACCGTGGTGGCCCAGCAGGGCAGCCTGAGCCGAGCCGCCCGCCAGCTTCACCGCACCCAGCCCGCCATCTCGAGCCAGATGGCCAAGCTGGCCGAACGGGTAGGGGAGCCACTGTTCACCCGGCACCCCCAAGGGGTGCGGCTCACCGCCGCGGGGGAGGCCCTGCTGCCCCACGCCCTGGCCCTAAAACGGGCCCTAGAGGGAGCGGTGGAGGCCGTGCAGGCCCTCGAGGGCCTAAAAACCGGGCGGCTACGGCTGGCCGCCAGCACCACCATCGCCCACTACTGCGTGCCCAAAACCCTGGCCCGCCTCCGCCAGGTCCACCCCGGTCTGGAGGTGGCGCTCAGGGTGGGGAACAGCCAGGAGGTGCTGAGCCTGTTGCAGGCGGGGGAGGTCGAACTCGGCCTGGTGGAGGGGCACCTGCCCCGGCTTCCCGCCGGCTTTGAGGCCGAGGTGCTGGCCCAGGACCGCCTCTTCTTGGTCACCCCACCCGGCCATCCGCTGGCCGGACGCCGGGTGGGGCCGCGGGAGCTCGCCGGCTTGGAAGTGGTCTGGCGCGAGGAGGGCAGCGGAACCCGCCAGGTGGCCGAGCGGGCCCTACGGGGGCTGGAGCTCAAAACGGCGCTCGAGCTTCCGGGCAGCGAAGCGGTAAAACAAGCCGTACGGCTGGGCCTGGGGGTGGCCTTCCTCTCAGGGTACGTGGTGGAGGCGGAAGTGCAAGCGGGCCTGCTGGGGGTGGCCGAGGTGGATCTGCCCGGTCTGGAACGGCCGTTCACCCTCCTCCGCCCCCCCGAGGCCCTCCTTTCCCGCGCCGCCCGGGCCTTTGTGGAGGCATCCAAAGGCGCGGGAAAGTAA
- a CDS encoding YeiH family protein, translated as MTRPAALKFFPGLTLVLPPVILAFTLANLPGLKAVGPLGLALLVSLTLRLAYTPPAAVRPGLEFAAKSLLRLGVVLLGVRLNLGLLFQAGPLILLLDLGVIALALLLVNAVGKAMGMPRGLRLSLALGTGICGASAIAAGASVVRAKEEHVSLAVAVVSLMGTLGALGLTLVAPWFHSQAALGLLAGATLHEVAQVLAVGAALGPSALDLATLAKLTRVALLAPTLLLLGVILARREPSGVVQRGHRPPLLPPFLLGFLALGGVASLGLIPPELKSGLQTASQVLTAFSMAAIGLGVDLKSLRGHGLPAAWVGLVGFAFLLLAAGLALRLGHP; from the coding sequence ATGACGCGACCTGCCGCACTCAAGTTCTTTCCCGGTTTGACGCTGGTCCTTCCCCCGGTGATCCTGGCCTTCACCCTGGCCAATCTGCCCGGCCTCAAGGCGGTAGGCCCGTTGGGCTTGGCCTTGCTGGTGAGCCTCACGCTCCGCCTGGCGTACACCCCTCCCGCGGCGGTGCGGCCGGGCCTGGAGTTTGCCGCCAAGAGCCTGCTGCGGCTGGGGGTGGTGCTGCTGGGGGTGCGCCTCAACCTGGGCCTGCTCTTCCAGGCGGGGCCTTTGATCTTGCTGCTGGACCTCGGGGTGATCGCCCTGGCCCTGCTGCTGGTCAACGCGGTGGGTAAGGCCATGGGGATGCCCCGTGGCCTCCGCCTCTCCCTGGCCTTGGGCACCGGGATCTGCGGGGCTTCGGCTATCGCGGCCGGGGCCTCGGTGGTGCGGGCCAAGGAGGAGCACGTCTCGCTGGCTGTCGCGGTGGTGAGCCTGATGGGCACCCTGGGGGCGCTCGGCCTGACCTTGGTTGCCCCCTGGTTTCACTCCCAGGCAGCCTTGGGGCTGCTGGCCGGGGCCACCCTGCACGAGGTGGCCCAGGTGCTGGCGGTAGGGGCAGCCCTAGGGCCCAGCGCCCTGGATCTGGCCACCCTGGCCAAGCTCACCCGGGTGGCCCTCCTGGCCCCTACGCTCCTCCTGCTGGGGGTGATCCTGGCCCGGCGGGAGCCCTCGGGGGTGGTTCAGCGGGGCCACCGGCCCCCCCTTCTGCCCCCCTTCCTCCTGGGGTTCCTCGCCCTGGGGGGCGTGGCCAGCCTGGGGCTGATCCCTCCGGAATTGAAGAGCGGCCTCCAGACCGCAAGCCAGGTGCTCACCGCCTTTTCCATGGCGGCCATCGGCCTGGGGGTGGATCTGAAGAGCCTTAGGGGCCACGGCCTCCCGGCGGCCTGGGTGGGCCTGGTGGGGTTTGCCTTCTTGCTCTTGGCGGCTGGCCTGGCCCTGCGGCTGGGCCACCCCTAG